A region of Vitis riparia cultivar Riparia Gloire de Montpellier isolate 1030 chromosome 12, EGFV_Vit.rip_1.0, whole genome shotgun sequence DNA encodes the following proteins:
- the LOC117925980 gene encoding gibberellin-regulated protein 14-like, protein MARIMEGHTNSSLSRNPRPRTSSSQDSTSQALEALTIPSSEGGVPSNPPQRRYEMWKPSSTPEVTSSRPESLVRHTSAKRLAGYSAPLGAPLRPTPPVPPQVEQAQQDELPTESVPPAPTTLMPKATYSAPPTTLVVPPDAPTTSEASITISATEFRAMIHTF, encoded by the exons ATGGCACGGATTATGGAAGGCCATACCAACTCTTCACTGTCTCGCAATCCGAGGCCAAGAACCTCCTCTTCGCAGGATTCAACATCTCAGGCCCTCGAGGCCCTGACCATTCCATCTTCTGAGGGTGGAGTGCCCTCTAATCCTCCTCAGCGTAGATACGAGATGTGGAAACCATCGAGTACACCCGAGGTGACTTCTTCTCGCCCTGAGAGCTTAGTACGTCACACTTCAGCTAAGAGG TTGGCGGGCTATTCGGCACCTCTAGGAGCCCCACTCAGGCCAACACCTCCAGTGCCACCACAGGTTGAGCAGGCACAACAAGATGAGCTTCCCACGGAGTCTGTACCACCTGCCCCTACAACACTTATGCCTAAGGCCACTTATTCTGCTCCTCCTACCACTCTTGTTGTTCCACCAGATGCACCTACTACATCTGAGGCCTCTATCACCATTTCTGCCACAGAGTTTCGTGCCATGATACATACATTCTAG